The Atribacter laminatus genome contains the following window.
GCCTGCCCGCGCGCCAATAGAGCCGAAAGTTTGCCAGCTGCTAATTCGTAAATATTTTGAACCGGAATTCCCATGAGCTGAAAATTTCCGAGCGGTTGTGAATCGACGAGATGAAAATCCCAGAGCGGTTGTCTGAACATGAAATTCATGTCGACCTCGAGATTACCGGATTGTCCCGTATAGCTCTGATAGGTAAGTTGCCATTTTCCACCAGCATGTTCGTCTGGGACTCTCTTAGTTTTGAACCCCTCTCGAGAAAACACCGCTTGCATCGCCTGTTCTATCTTTGGTCTTTCAGCCAGCATTTCCTCGCGATCTAACTTTCCGATGTAATTGAGATCGATATCCACTGACAATCTTGGGAGGTTTAGTAAAAACATGTTTAAAGCCGTGCCGCCCTTTAAAATCCATTTACCTTTTAAGAACGGATGTGAATTTAAAGCATTGAGCAAGTTCATCAGGTGAAGAACTTTTTCAACCATCCCTGCTTTGAAACCGGTAACCTCAGCCACTTGTAATACATCCGATGACGAGAATTTCACAGCACTTCCCCCCATGACCGGTTTATA
Protein-coding sequences here:
- a CDS encoding nucleotidyl transferase AbiEii/AbiGii toxin family protein; translated protein: MAEVTGFKAGMVEKVLHLMNLLNALNSHPFLKGKWILKGGTALNMFLLNLPRLSVDIDLNYIGKLDREEMLAERPKIEQAMQAVFSREGFKTKRVPDEHAGGKWQLTYQSYTGQSGNLEVDMNFMFRQPLWDFHLVDSQPLGNFQLMGIPVQNIYELAAGKLSALLARGQARDLFDSHRILHMDNLKHDSLRLAFVVYGGMNRKDWRTISIKDVDFNAVELTKLLIPTLHVRETKEQISMEEFGARLVRECREGLSVVLPFTDSERAFLDLLMDRGEVDPTLLTTDSSLQQRIRSQPLLQWKAYNVKHHKGLS